The genome window ACAGCCATGGGAGCGCATCAAACAGGGCAAACtgtacccctctgctactgtcaaACAAGGTAAGACCCAACAACCTTAGAACATGGCTGATTGGAGAAGCCAACATTTAAAGCCAACATTTACAGGAGGATATAACATTAAACCTAAGTAGTAGTTGATATATCAGTAAATTTTCTTGAGCCCAACCCTACTTGGAGTAGGTaggctctctgtctgtatttccaacGTGAACACTGTTCCTCTCTTAACCctctcctctgtgactgtgtgtttagtgGTGAAGAGACTAAACGAGCTTTTCAAGTCCAGCGTGTCATCCTGCCTCTCCCTCAACGCCCGGCTGGAGCGCTTCTTCTCCAGGAAGCACCGTCTCATGGACCACATTAACACCATCACCGCCGAGAGGCTGCTGTTCAGCCACACCGTTCAGATGGTGAGGGAGATACTGTGTTCAGCTCAACACCGTTCAGATGGTGAGGGAGACACTGTGTTCAGCTCAACACCGTTTCTGTCATCTCAGCATCTGATCTCTTCTTCACCCTCTCTACTAGGCTTGTGGTTGACTCGTTTCACCATTTATACAGCTACATGTTTTCATCAGCCACGTGCATATAGTGTGTAGCTGTCATAAAGTGATATTTGAGATAAGCTGATAATAAGGAGTATGATTGAGGTCATGGCTATTCACCCATGCTCCCAAATAGAATCCCTTGTCTTCAAACCCATTTGCAAACCTTTATCGTGGCAgtattcctctctcctctctgactttGCCCACtaactccccctctgtctctccccaggtGCAGGCTGCTGCTCTGGATGAGATGTTCCACCAGGGAGAGGCGTCGGTGCAGCGCTACCACAAGGCCCTGCTGCTGATGGAGGGCCTCTCCCTGCTCCTCACCGAGCACGACGACATCCTCAGCGTTACCAAATGCAAGTCACCTCTCATCTCTCACCACAACCCCTTACCTAGAACTGGGGTAGCaaaatactcttagcaaaaatgtgtatctttaatttacaatctgtcaGCTAAGGTATAGGGAAGGTCTttggtatatattaaataaagaagcggcccaaggcagctgccctgcggtattccacagtttaacacatgaggggaagaaaatgaacattttttttacattttagtcattttagcagacgctcttatccagagcgacttacagtagtgcatgcatacattttatacatttttttttattctctgcactggccccctgtgggaaccattgatataggtggactgtttcctgtcagttagatatgactgtacccaattcaatgctacctccttaaaaccataatgcattcaaaaaatatatatattatttttttaccccctttttctccccaatttcatggtatccaattgttagtagttactgtcttgtctcatcgctacaactcccgcatggactcgggagaggcgaaggtcgtgagccatgcatcctccgaaacacaacccaaccaagccgcactgcttcttaacacagcgcgcatccaacccggaagccagccgcaccaatgtgtcggaggaaacaccgtacacctagcgacctggtcagcgtgcactgcgcccggcccgccacaggagtcgctactgcgcgatgagacaaggatatccctgccggccaaaccctcccctaacccggacgacgctaggccaattgtgcgccgccccatgggcctcccggtcgcggtcagctgtgacagagcctgggctcgaacccagagtctctggtggcacagctaacactgcgatgcagtgccttagaccacttcgCCACCAGGGAGGCATAATGCATTAATTTTGTCAAAATGATTTCATGATCCACTAAATGaaatgctgcactgaaatctaaaaatagtacaCCCACAAACTTGCCGttatccatagcattgagccactggtcagtcatgtcaaccaatgcagtggtagtggaatggtttttgccataagcatgctgattggctgtaatcagatcattattttccatgtactcccatatttgtctactcacaataccctccaatatcttactgagtgtagggagtagactaattggtcGACTATTGGCAGGAGTAATGGGTTCTTTGCAGTCTTTCGGAATAGGACACAGTTTCGCATGCTtccataaatttgcaaaaatccccttttccagtgaccaattaaatatgtatctcagtggaactgcaatctggggagcagcaCAGCTAAGCAAAAATTGTCCATAAGACCATAACCTGTAGATTTCccatcaggtaatgacttcaataggtttaacacctcctccactgacaccatttgcagactaaaagagcagatcttgttgctcataatatgatcatcaatccattggacaatagcttgtttggaagaatgtatgtttacattgttgctCAGTAAATTAATTTTCTTAGTAAAAAATCTGCAAAATGATTGCCAATATTAActggttttgttattattctcccGTCAAACTCCACACTAGATgggcatgatgagatagatgtaccaAGTAAACCCTTAACTGTGTTCCGTACCTTTTTAGAACAATCAATAAAAGCATTGTTGTAAAATAACTTTTTTTCCTTTCGATTCAATTTAACTGCATAATTATgcaatgttctataattctgttcatCAATTCATCAATAAGTCTTTTGCTATATTTCTTTGAGAAAAAGCCTCACCCAGTttatcatcaatccatggagatggACGAGCACCAACTGTACTTCTTCTTATACgggccagtaaaaaaaaaaaaacaatgtatgaaatgtatgcattcactactgtaagtcggtctggataagagcgtctgctaaatgactaaaatgtaaatgtaaatgatggtccattacctcaatcagcaaatcaataaaacattctgtagcgTGATTTAAATCATCCTCTAGATAAATCAGCTCCCAGGTGGgagggggttgagggtagctgaaggatgggactaaaacaaacaaacaaaagagAACAAATCTAAtaagaccgtataccatgggtatgacaaaacatttatttttactgctctaattacgttggtaaccagtttataataccaataaggcacctcggtggggtttgtgatatatggccaatataccacggctaagggctgtgtccaggcactccgcgctTCGTCGTGCATAAGaagagcccttagccgtggtatattggccatataccacacctcgtgccttattgcttaaatatactgtgtctgtaaaatgtacgtatagctggaagtagaagcctaagtattgttgtccattagttttcTCCAGTCGGGAGGGGtgatagggttaggggaaaataataaaggaacatATATCTTCATAGAACACCATTTTATTTCCATGGCTACAGGAATGCAATTTCACACTAAATACTGTTGTTTACTTAGCTCAGTGACTTGTCCCTTTGACCATATCCATTGATTACTACTACTTCTAAACCCCCATCTCCCCGTTCTCTCTCTGCAGGTAAGGAGTGCATCGAGCGTCGCCTCACAGCACTACAGTCAGGGCTCTGCGTCTGAGGACTCTGCTCAGCACCCATGGATGCTGCTAAACTATGATGTCAGTCATTCTGGACAGACACCACCATGCCCATTCAACCTGACCCCTCCCTACCAACTCAATATCCTCCCTCCACCCGCTAGTTTCCATGGAGATGCCAGccagtggggtgtgtgtgtgttatgaaggGCCTGGACTGAGTATGCTTGGGACTGGTGACGCTGGTCTCTCATACTCACAGTGGAGCCTGTGACTGCCTGGTTGATGTTGGAGATGAAGGGCTTGTGAGAAGGCCACTACACACTCCTCCGTGTGTCAGACAGGACCCCACTACACAGACTGAGTGTGTTAACTATTCATTTCTGTGCAGTGTCCCATACACACAGCCTCTTACCGTCAGTAACGCTGCCCTGAGCAATCACAGCCACGCAGTCTGCCGGAGGATTCTACTGCAGTCACAGACACGCTCCATTTGATCCTGTCAATAATTCAGCGCTAAGCAATCACAACTAGACCCTCACTCCTCTTAAGACATGAGGTATCACTCTATAAGAAGCCACTCTGTGTAAAAATGTTCATCTCAACCCCTATGCGGGGCATTGAGAATAGTTGTGCTATTTTTAGTTTGGCTTGTAATGGTGATGTGTGGACAATAGTATAGCGTGATATTACAGTGAGTGGGCTTAACTTGTCAACCATCTGTTTGCCTCTTTTTGGTTTCTTTGATGGTTTacatttgatttagattttttgtcATTTTCAAGGAAACCAGAAGAGTTTAAGAGCGTTAACACAATTGTATGGCCTGTCACAGCCCACAGGCctgtgtgtggagaaaaaaatgtgTTGTTATTGACCCAGCTTAATGTACATTCCTTTGATAGAACCATATAAAGGTGCTGTTACATAAGTATTGTACTTTATTCATCCCTGTCTGTGACAATTTGTTGACGCTAAGTTTGCCGTATTAAGAATGACAatgttgcccttttggacccaGCAGAAACATTATTTTGACCATAAacaggagaatgtagagaggattGCTGTATGTGCCACTTCTGGGCCTTGACAGGAAATGGACCTCACTGAGCATTTCCTTTTGACCAAAGTGTTTGATATGGCTGCCATGGTGGAAGAACAGCTGGAACTGCATAAACCCATTGAGCTTTTTAGTCTGAGTGCTTGAGATGGATCATTTTATTAATATTTCCTGAAGTTTGTAGCAAATATTGTTATTTTAACCAGTGAAGGCCAGGAATAGCACTTTGTAGACCAATCAGACAAATGGATATTGCCCAAATTGAAAAATAAACCAATTTGCACTGATCTGACCAAACACGTGAGATTTAGTTGAGCTTTATTTATTGCATATTTTCCCATTCAAACTTCTTATCGGAGTACAGCAATCACAATCAGTTTGTAAGACATGTTGGCAGTAGAGTAGCAGCCCCTGTGATGACTACACCAGGGATTGATTACTGGTGTTTGGTGTTATAGCACTGTGTTGAGGTTTATCAGTACTGTACAGAAGGAAGAGTGAAGGTGACTTATAAGATGTACATGAAACATTATATGTTGAGTTTTTCATGTACATATTGGGAGAGATTTCAGTTTATATAGAGTAATTTCTATGGGTTTTATTGTAGTTTTAGGCGGTTTTGTTAGGTTTATTCATAGTCAGATGTCTAAGTGTGATGGGTGTCTGAATCTTGACAGGGAAATGTCATAAGCTATTACATTTTGAAAGGTGCCTTTGAGAAGAagaccccccccctaaaaaaaatccGCTACATTTGTACACTGAAAAATATTTGTTGTTTTGAGTGTGTTTGTTTCCTTTCACAGTAGCCAAAATGAGGACTGATGCTTGGAGTTTATCGAATTGTAGTGTATCGGTTGTTGAATTTATATTTGCTGGAAAGAGTTTTGCTTGAGGTGGGTGGATGTTTCCCTAACCACAACTCTAGGACCACATCATTGTAATCCCAGCAATAACAATTTGGGGATAGATAAAATATCTGACAATATATCTGACAGTGCAATGGACCAGTGGTTAGAAGCAACTTCTACCCACTCCAAAAAGCTTGCGTGTTTCGTGTATGCATTTGTGTGAAACAGTGTTTGTGAAAGAGTGAATGGCTTTTATATTTCCTCACTACAGGGAACTAACAGAAACGAGAGCAgtcctgcagctctgttgcatATCGAGCTATGGATCCTACCTGATCGCCTTGTTCGTCATGGGTAGAGCAGTATGAGGAAGGGAGCATTTTCCCCTGTGAAGATTCTGTCTGAATATTTTGGTTTCCCCATATATGCTTTCTTGCCTTTTCCTTTCACCAGTCAGTAAAAATTGTATTTTTGTTCTTACTTTGACATGTTTAATTTGCATACAGCGTATGTCAATGCATTAatgtctagtttatattatacacATTCCAGATTATTATGTCATGTCTAGTGACCCATATGCTTCTTGTCACCCAGTGTGATTCCTACTGATCAGCTAGTATAAAGTGGGAAATGTTCAACGAGTGGCTGGTAGCAAGGCAATGGTAGACCTTTAAGCTTTTTATGCATGTGtcacttttttgttttgtttcttacGATTAGTAGCCTAAAGCCACATAAATGTCAAATAAATCACTCTGTAGAAGAATTACAACTTAGAAGGTGGTTAATTGAAAAAGCCCATGAAGTAAAAGCTTGATCTGCACGCCAATGCTTAGGTGACACTAAAAATACACACCCACTTTCATAAGGGATATCGCTGAAAAAACAAGGTTTTGCCATACAACTTGAGAGGTTTGCAGTTTTGCTTTATAAATGCAGTATACCTGCAAGTTTGTTCCACACTGCTAATTTACCTTACTATCTCAGACTCTGCATCACTTGTAAATAAGGATTATAAAGTAAGTTATTGCTCTGAATGTGTTTCTATTACAAAGCATGGACAGAatttcccccacacacaccacacacacacacacatctttccaAAGAATAGTATTACAACAAATACTACATTTCCCTACAGTAAATTCTAGATTTTAGTCAGagttacagtgagctccaaaagtattggggcagtgacacttatttttctttttttactctGATCTCCAGctctttggatttgaaattatacaatgactacaaggttaaagtgcagactgtcagctttaatttgagggcatTTTCATCTATATCGTGTgaatgaaccgtttagaaattacagcactttttgtacatagtccccccaaaaattttgggacaaaattcacaggaggctgctgaggggagaacgactCATATTAATAGCcgaaacagagcaaatggaatggcatcaaacacctgaaaaccatgtgtttaatgtatttgataccagtccactaattccgctccagcacattctccccaattaaggtgccacttaTACGTATATTAAAGTAGTTCAATGTTTTGTTATATGggcccatattcctagcacaccgGGATTACGTCAAGTGTGTGTGAGTCTACAAACTAGTTGGAtgcatttgttgtttgttttggttgtttcagattattttgtgcccgatagaaatggtaaataatgtattgtcattttggagtcacttttattgtaaataagaatagaatatgttctgaagacttctacattcatgtggatgctactatGATTATGGATACtcctgaataatgatgagtgggaaagttagatgcacaaatatcaaataaaagtgactcaaattacacaatacataatttaccattaatttctattgggcacaaaataatcaaacAACAAATgcacaagtttgtagagtcacaagcttgatggaATCATTGCgttctaggaatatgggaccaaatactacacttttgactactttaatacacaagtccatttgtcccaatacttttggtcccctaaactGGGGAGAcagtgtacaaaaagtgctgtaattactAAACAGTTAATACCATCAAATGGAAGCtgtcagtctgcactttaacctcagtcattgtatcatttcaaatccaaagttctggagtacagagccaaaacaacaaatctcactgtacttttggagctcactgtatatctcTGACTGTTGTACATTTAAGCCTGTAAAAGATAAAGAACTATACACATTTAAATGTCTGTGTGATGTATCATTTTTTTGGTTTAAAATAATAAAATTGTGCAAGAAATGAAGTTGTTTTACTAGTGCATGTGGTTAATTTGATTGTGTTTTATATTCTAAGAAGTTGAAGTTCCAATGTTATACTTCTGGAGGTGTGCAACAAACTCTGAAATGTAATTGAAAGGATGTTAGTCTAGCTACTTCTATACTTACAACATTAttgtatactgaataaaaatagaaacaacaatttcaaagattttactcacttacagttcatataaggaaatcagtcaattgaaataaattcattagacactaatctatggatttcacatgactggaaatacagatatggaACAGTTGGTCACAagaaccttaaaaaaaggtagctgtgtggatcagaaaaacagtcagtatttggtgtgaccagaatttgcctcatgcagcacaatctcctttgcatagagttgatcaggctgttgattatggcctgtAGAATGTattcccactcttcaatggctgtgtgaagttcctggatattggctggaactTGAACAAcgctgtcgatccagagcatccccaCAATTTCATcaactgtccaggtggctggtctcagaccatcccgcaggtgaagaagccagaagtggaggtcctgggctggcgtggttacatgtggttggcagttgtgaggccagttggacgtacttccAAATTATCTAAAATTAAGTTGGAGGTGGCCtacggtagagaaatgaacattaaattctctggcaacagctctggtggacattcctgcagtcagcatgcctatggcatgctccttcaaaacttgagacatctgtggcattgtgttgtgtgacaaaaccacattttagagtggccttttattgtccctagcacaaggtgcacctgtgtaatgaccatgctgtttagtcagtttcttgacatgccacaactgtcaggtggatggattatcttggcaaaggagaaatgctcactgacagggatgtaaacaaatttgtgcacaaaatttgagagaaataagcttttggtgtgtgtggaacatttctgggatcttctatttcagctcatgaaacatggggccaacactttacgttgcatttatatttttggttcAGAATAATTGTATCCATTGGCATGTTATAATTTCAAGATATGAAGAAACATTGTGTAGCGTTCTTTCAGCTGTTTAAAagtagtgtaacgaccctgggtttataaccgcggatatcgactctgccgctcgagaatgtttttgcggcacagtcgatagtgcgccggacttcgggctagaaggtcgagggttcgagacctgctccctgcctgtttcattacattgtaacgaccctgggtttatagtATTTTTGCAGTAGTGGAAGAAGTTTAAAATGATTTAtcttgctacatccattttaggACTTCTACATTAATTATAAGTAACCATTCATTGATCCTGGAAGAATATAATTTATGTCTCGTGAGCTTAgatcaactgttgtaccccatcagaacccaacatataagcttgttttactccaatgtttgtaaacaaagtaaatgcaaACAAACACTATATGGCCTCAAAccctggttaaaactataatgttgatatcatcgGTTGTCAGTTTTGCAACCATAGATTTGTATTTGAGTGGTTTACACATCCCTCAGTATTTCTACCTAAATGGAGGGACGGGGACAAAACTCTTGGCGTTTCAGAGTAGGGCACTGGTTAAAGGTGTTATCTTTTGTTTCACGTTGGACATAGAGGCTATGTGGTTTGGGGATAGCATTCCAGGAGTGGTAGATGCACGTCGCTTAAATCGAATGATAGACGGAAAGAAGGAACTAAGCCTATCGGTTTTACTGTCATTTGATGAAGTGGTTCTCCCGATTTATGTAAAAGTTGGGTATGTGAAATATGCTGTGAGACCCTATGTACAGAAATTGCTGCAGTGGTACAAATGTAAAACATTGGACACGTGGAAAGTGTTTGTCGAAAGAATAAGTATGTAGTAGTTGAAGAGTCAGATTAAGCATGTTTCTGTAGTTGTGATGGGAATCACGTTCCCAAGTCCCCAGAGTGCCCTGTAAGGATGAAGGTCGCAGTAGCTAGGATCAGGACTATCAAGCAGGTTTTCTATGTAGAGACAGTGAAAATTGCTGATGGAGTGAGTAGAGTAGAGATGGTAGTGGATGTCCCACATCTGCAGTGAATGCCATGCAGGAGAAGGATCCCGACACACGAACAGTGAAGATGGTGGACTTAGTTGCGTTTATAGTGCAAGTGATAAATTGCACTAGTCAAACAAATCAGAAATCTAAGAAGCTTGACATTGTTGTGAAAGCGGCAAGTCGATTTCTGGGTCTTTACAGCCGAAATGTTACACAGACTACTGAATGAAGAGGTTCCTGTGCTGTGTATAGATCTGAATAGGCATTTAAATCCTACTGAAGGAGTACAGTGTTTTGTTTGACATGCAGCGTGCATTtgctttgtgtttttttgtttttggtaATTAGTATGAATTTGTTCATCCAAAACATATTTCGTTTTTGGGGTATTTTTACTACCTCGTAGAATAGGTGGCGGCAATACATCTAATGAGTGTAGTCTGCCAATAAACCTCGAAGAAGAATACGAGCAAGGCGCATGCGGTGTTTGTTTGGGGCTTTTGCTAGCCTAGCCGTGTAGCAAGCTGTGCATCCCTGTGTGAAACGATCAACCAAATAGGCCTTATTCTAACATCGGAAGCAGGCTACTGTAGTTAGGTGTCTCTCTAATTCCTTGTTGTGTTATATTTTATGTTAGAGGCAGGTCAGGTCGTTGTCTATATAGTTAGCTCAACTAATCCACATAAAATGACTGATCAATCATCACTGCTGCTTCGAAAACAACTGGCAGGTAAAATAGCTCGCTACACAACCGTTAGCTAACTTAACGTTAAACTACCACGCTTTTTACCGTTACCTTTCTACCTAACGTTAGTGGCTAATGACTTGTAATCGAATTGTGTTGGTTTTGCTTGTATTGAATATGTCAACTTAGTTAGCTATTTATGGCTAGTAGCTACGCAATGCAAATCCACAGCTGAtaaatgtttagctagctaacgcgtGACATACCACTTCTTTGCTTGTAGCTAGCCTGCAAGCTGGCTAGTTAACTAGCGAAACACAACATTGATGGTAACGTTAACACGTTAGTAGCTATTTCGCTAAGGCTTGTCGAGTAGTGTACCAGTTAGGTCACTTCAAAGCCAGCTGTCTCAAACTAAATACATTTCCATTGTAACTGGTCCGCGTTAGCTAACTGAGTTAGTTGAATTCCAGTAGGATGTTTGAGAAAAGCTTGACAACACACATGGCTAACGTTACAAGTAAAGCACATTTTCAAGGTTGGGGTATTGGGTAACGTCAGCGTGTTTGTTTACCCTTTTTAGAGCTCAACAAGAACCCTGTGGAGGGATTTTCTGCCGGTCTCATAGACGATGATGACATCCATCAGTGGGAGGTGGTCGTTATTGGCCCTCAAGATACATTATTGTGAGTATGTTTTACTAacttggtgtgtttggaagtcATTTGCCTACTTAGCTACCGTCCATCTGATTTGAAAAAAAATCTCATCTTCTCTTTACAGTGAGGGTGGTTTCTTTAAAGCCTACCTGACCTTTCCCCATGACTACCCTCATAGGCCCCCGAAGATGAAGTTCATCACAGAAATATGGCATCCCAATGGTAATTGGTTTCATGTGGTATTCTTACTTACTTAGGCCTTTGTATTCCTTGTGGAACATAGGCCATCGTGGAACGCTTCCAACCCTTTCTGTGCGTgcccctctttcaccccagctgccaaactaacccagaTTTAGATGCTAGATtgtggagacataatttatagatcggcaggtaagggtgctcttgagcggCTAGGTGTTCTTTACtcttcggccatcagattttccaccaatagacacatcactgcactctgtaCTCATCTGTAAACTGGCCCTCTCTGTATACCagtgcaagacccactggttgatgcttatttattaaAAACCCTCTTGGGCCTCACTCCCCCTGTCTAAGATACCTACAGCAACCCTCATCTTCCACAGACAGCACCCATTCtgacagtcacattctgttaaaggccCACATCCCTggatcgctcctcttttcagttccctacaaaaaaaacactcaaactggacagttttatctctatCTCTACACTCTGACACTTGTGGCTGCGTCTTGTTTTTTGTCTCTACaattttgtgctgttgtctgtgcctaacaatgtttgtgttgccgtgttgtcttaggtctctctttatgttgtggtgtctcttgtcctgatgtgtgttttgtcctacatttaaattgtttatccCAGCCCGTCCCCATAGGCCTCTTgctaggctgtcattgtgaatAATAGTTTGTTctttgacttgcctggttaaatgaaggttaaaaatAAAATGTGCCATCCTCTCTAGGCCTAGCGATGTCAGACCATCTGCTATGTGCTTGGTCTCTAGGTGGTTTTAGGTCTTCCTCTTTAGCGGTTGCCTTGTGGGTTCCATGTTAGGGCCTGTTTTGTGATTGATTTGTTTCTTCTTAGTGTGTGTCCTATCCAGCACCACTTCCTCCTTTTTTAAGTTGTGCTTCTATTGGGACCTGTTTTTTAATTTCCCACAGCTTGATGTTGCTGATGCAGTCTGGCCAGTGGACTCCCAGAAGTCGTCGAAGACAGTGGTTAATGAATGACTTTAGTTTGTTCAGCGTGTTCGTAGTAGTTATCCATGTTTCAGATCCGTACAGAAGAATGTATTTGACATTTTGAGTTTGTCTTCAGTTTTATTTCAAGTCAGTTTTGTTTCATGTGCTATACATCTAGCTAAAGATCTGTGTTTGTCAGCTGGTCAGCACAGGTTATGAttcctgtcctccccctctctctcagtggCAAAGAATGGTGACGTGTGCATCTCCATTCTGCACGAGCCCGGAGAGGACAAGTTTGGCTATGAGAAGCCTGAGGAGCGCTGGCTGCCCATCCACACTGTAGAGACCATCATGATCAGTGTCATCTCCATGCTGGCTGACCCGAACGGCGACTCACCCGCCAACGTGGACGCAGCCGTTAAGTCCCATAAATTCAGACATACATCCTCAGACGGGGGAAATATGCATTCCATTCAGTTAGAAAAAGCTGAAATTATGGTGCTAGTTTGTTTTTAATGGTCTCAATGTGAAATTTCACTGCTCATGATTAGTCTTGAAATTTGGTAGTAGTGAGGGATACTCCACCATTTAGTTGATTGTAGTGATTGTTAAACCCAGGGTTTTGATGTACAATTGTATTGTGCCCTGCAGAAGGAATGGAGAGAGGATCCTTGCGGCGAGTTCAAGAGGAAGGTGGCTCGCTGTGTACGAAAGAGTCAGGAGATGGCGTTTGACTAGGCCGCCTC of Salmo salar chromosome ssa01, Ssal_v3.1, whole genome shotgun sequence contains these proteins:
- the ub2g1 gene encoding Ubiquitin-conjugating enzyme E2 G1 produces the protein MLEAGQVVVYIVSSTNPHKMTDQSSLLLRKQLAELNKNPVEGFSAGLIDDDDIHQWEVVVIGPQDTLFEGGFFKAYLTFPHDYPHRPPKMKFITEIWHPNGNWFHVVFLLT
- the ub2g1 gene encoding ubiquitin-conjugating enzyme E2 G1 isoform X1; protein product: MLEAGQVVVYIVSSTNPHKMTDQSSLLLRKQLAELNKNPVEGFSAGLIDDDDIHQWEVVVIGPQDTLFEGGFFKAYLTFPHDYPHRPPKMKFITEIWHPNVAKNGDVCISILHEPGEDKFGYEKPEERWLPIHTVETIMISVISMLADPNGDSPANVDAAKEWREDPCGEFKRKVARCVRKSQEMAFD